A DNA window from Methylobacterium sp. NMS14P contains the following coding sequences:
- a CDS encoding ABC transporter permease, translating to MTDALPASGHFVDPAPFEPEARAESPVATASAWRLILRKFLRHRLAVASALILLALYATVPFVEQLAPYGQARRNGDFLYAPPQGVHLFHEGRFVGPFVYPYRAHLDLDTFRRDYKVDAVAPQPLRFLCRGDGYDWLGLVHTDLHLVCPPENGTLFLLGTDKLGRDLFSRMIYGARISLTIGLVGVAISFALGLFFGGIAGYFGGIVDAGVQRLIEVVRSLPELPLWLALSAALPPNWSPLLIFFGITVILGLLDWPGLARAVRGKLLALREEDFVQAAELMGASPTRVIGRHLIPNFMSHLIASATLSIPTMILGETALSFLGLGLRPPVTSWGVLLNEAQNLAAVQLYPWLLLPVLPVLVTVLAFNFMGDGLRDAADPYH from the coding sequence ATGACCGACGCGCTCCCCGCATCCGGACACTTCGTCGATCCGGCGCCCTTCGAGCCGGAGGCCCGGGCCGAGAGCCCCGTCGCCACGGCTTCCGCGTGGCGGCTGATCCTCCGAAAGTTCCTGCGTCACCGCCTGGCCGTCGCCTCGGCCCTGATCCTGCTCGCGCTCTACGCGACCGTGCCGTTCGTCGAGCAACTCGCGCCCTACGGTCAGGCCCGCAGGAACGGCGATTTCCTCTACGCGCCGCCGCAGGGCGTCCACCTGTTCCACGAGGGCCGATTCGTGGGGCCGTTCGTCTACCCCTACCGGGCCCATCTCGATCTCGACACGTTCCGCCGGGACTACAAGGTGGACGCGGTCGCCCCGCAGCCGCTGCGGTTCCTGTGCCGGGGCGACGGCTACGACTGGCTCGGGCTCGTCCACACCGACCTGCACCTCGTCTGCCCGCCGGAGAACGGCACGCTGTTCCTCCTCGGCACCGACAAGCTCGGGCGCGACCTGTTCTCGCGCATGATCTACGGGGCGCGGATCTCCCTCACCATCGGCCTCGTGGGCGTCGCCATCTCGTTCGCGCTCGGGCTCTTCTTCGGCGGCATCGCGGGCTATTTCGGCGGGATCGTCGATGCCGGGGTCCAGCGGCTGATCGAGGTGGTCCGCTCCCTGCCGGAGCTGCCGCTCTGGCTCGCCCTGTCGGCGGCGCTGCCGCCGAACTGGAGCCCGCTGCTGATCTTCTTCGGCATCACGGTGATCCTCGGCCTGCTCGACTGGCCGGGGCTCGCGCGGGCAGTGCGCGGCAAGCTCCTGGCGCTGCGGGAGGAGGACTTCGTCCAGGCCGCCGAGTTGATGGGCGCCTCGCCGACCCGGGTGATCGGTCGCCACCTGATCCCGAACTTCATGAGTCACCTGATCGCGTCGGCGACTCTGTCGATCCCGACCATGATCCTCGGCGAGACGGCCCTGTCGTTCCTGGGCCTGGGCCTGAGACCGCCGGTGACCAGCTGGGGCGTGCTGCTCAACGAGGCGCAGAATCTCGCGGCTGTGCAGCTCTACCCCTGGCTGCTCCTGCCGGTCCTGCCGGTGCTTGTGACCGTGCTCGCCTTCAACTTCATGGGCGACGGCCTGCGCGACGCGGCCGATCCGTATCACTGA